Within the Salvia hispanica cultivar TCC Black 2014 chromosome 4, UniMelb_Shisp_WGS_1.0, whole genome shotgun sequence genome, the region aatttatttaaaaaaatgattttaaataaaaaaatatatattttcccacttctcaaaaaattatatccgttttctacccacttttaatttatttttcaacttttttttttccccaaaattcacattttcatctataaatacccccacttcaacacaaaaaaaaaatcacattctcatctattctatcatcattcatctacattctctcatcttttttcctcatactctctcatctaaattcccaccacattacacaatgtccggctccggcgatcacccctccggcaatcgcggttggaaccacgattggttcgactccgaGGCCGGATATAGTCCGGAAACCcaatttacggcccctcctcaaactcAAGGTTCGAAAgctccgggtggctaccgtccttaccCGCTGCACGACCTAAACGCCcccgggttcgggtgggctcccgaacccggatcgggaAGGAGCAAcagctctactcctactcctacttctattCCTACTCCTCCTGTTTGTGGcacccgcaccccgtacactccgggtgagatgatggcgatgttcaaagcctacttggcagtctccgaagatccggacgtcggcacgaaccaaaccgtGGAAACTTATTGGTGGCGTGTCACTCGCCTCTACAATGAAACCCGACCGGcgggaaccatctatcgcaatgatagtatggttcGCAATTGCATCTATAGATGCAACGAGGCAATCGGGAAGTTCCAGGGGATTTACCTCCGGAAGAGCggtcggcggggagcggcacgaacgagctcgacatcatcactgCCGCCTTGGCGGCATACCAACTGGGGAGGAGTACaaaccgttcaagtacctcgattgtTGGCAGGAGGGGCGCCAACATCCGGAAGTATAGGGCGGCATAGCaagcatcctcctccagccTCCTCCAAGAACGGTCCAGGTCGGTTGCCCTATCCGACAGCGtctccgatgatgtggctacccgCCTTGCCGAgctaacttgggtagccccgacgcGGGCCCGAGCGGGGTTCCCGCCCGCAAGGAAGGAAGGCGGCGGGCCAACCGCCCCCGCCGTCACGTCtcgactccatccgcccccgccgcccccgctccctttgtgcctcctTCACCCCCGAACAACACGTTGTGGGCCATCTTGAGTCAACTCTATATGAACGATACATCTCGGATGACTCCGgatcaacttgcaacacatgagcaaatgatccggggtctcaagaggcaattggggatagatgactagtcttccacgtgtgtaatttttaatttgtaggattttaattatgtattttttattttctaggattttaattatgtatttttattttttagtattttaattatgtaatttttattttttaggattttaattatgtaatttttattttgtaatgtatttttataatgtagaaatgtttttaataattggagtatttaaattgaataatagaatggtgggacccttgagcttgtccttagctaagagcacggatgtgggtgttgtgctcttagctaaggacaaggagtaaaagtgggtccgggcccacctccgtgctcttagctaagagcacggatggggatgctctaattttgaaaactgtttctctctaatgaggtgaaattcattctccactaacaatactttaattacctTTTCTCTTgacctctctcttactttaccaattttatattaaaacgtCGAATCGAAAATGCATTTTGTTGAGACGGAGCGAGTAGAagttgaatttaatattttaaattcaatttcgaatttaaatatttttataataataaataggagtatactactccctccgtctcacaaaagatgtcacactttcctttttagtttgtcccacaaaagatgtcacatttcctcttttggaaaaagttccttctcacatcaattataaaattatattttctctcaccacctaacacacaaaataacatctcctaaaatcccgtgccattttcCAAGTTGATATCttctttgggacggagggagtataattttaattccacgCTGGCAATTCCATATACCAAATGAAACCTAAATTTCATTATGCGGATGAGTAtctactagtagtagtatgtaatgaagcaaaaataaaaaatttgatggGCCGAGCACAAAAACAGTTTACTTGAAGAAATTTTAGGGCCTTAGATATTATCGCAGCGTACGTATAAATCTACAACTCCTTACCGCTTAGGGTTTGGTTACCTCGTCGGTTTTGCAAATTTCATCAGCCAACATGGTAAACGTGATTAATGGCTTAgttgttgatttatttctCTGTTTTTAGTTTCCGAGTAGATAAAATCTGAAACTTTCCTTTGTGTAAATGTATTTGATTCCctgtatttgatttattttttctgattaacgagttcattttattaatttttttccacaGTTTGGTTTTCGATAGGTGATACATTTGTTAACATGTATTTTCTGTGTTATGAACCTAATCGAATTGATATGTTTAGATGTTCTGTTTCTGTATTTTCAGATGTTTTGTCTActtatatttgtttcttaGTGATCTAGGAAGATAAGATATACAGTAATAGATAACCAGGTTcctatttctttattaattactctGGCTTTTCTCCTTAATTTGGTAATTAAGGCCCAAAGGTTCAGTAGATATTATTACTGAAATTTTCTAGCATTGTGATTGACAGATTGTTATTCAGTTTTAGTGTTTCTCTCAGTTAAACTGCAGTGTTTGAGCTTCAATGAGGATAGCACTATGTTAACATTGAAGTGTTAATAGTTGACTAATTAGGTTTTCGCATCGAACTTTTTAATCAACTGTTATTCTCTATCGTGTAACTTGCAGCCAAAGCAGATTCATGAGATAAAGGATTTTCTGCTGACAGCTAGAAGGCCGGATGCACGTTCCGTGAGGATCAAGAGGAGTAAGGAAGTGGTTAAGTTCAAGGTTAGGTGCTCAAAGTACCTATACACCCTCTGTGTGTTTGATCTCGAGAAGGCTGAGAAACTGAAGCAGTCCCTTCCACCCGGTATGATATTTCAACCTTCTTTAATTGGTGGAATTTTCATCCTTGTACATATTGCAGGGAATTTTGATACCTTTGACAACTTGCTGCCTTTGTTTTTCTATTAGCTTATGcttgttaaaaaatttgattacgAGCTACTCATTGTTACTTCTGTATTTTTACCTTTACTGAAAAATTGACCttctttcactttgttttcAGGTTTGAGTGTGCAAGACCTGTGAGTATGCTACCCCAAAAGATTTTTGGTTGGATTTTTTGCAAACAAATGGAATTTTGAACTTGTTCTACAAGTTTGGTGACTATTTTGCCATAGTAACTTTGGTCAAGACACATTTATCCTAATGATCTGCATTTATGTATTTTAGGTATATGAGGTTGTCTATAGTTaactttttatgattttattcaaaatatgtCTCGTTGCTATTAATAACTATCTAGTCCTGTTAAGAGCGTATTTGGGAAAAAACGTGTAGCCTTTCATGGAATATGGCTTGTCAGATTTTATCTGACATTTGGTtacatttacaaaaatatgtatatctTCAAACATTTGAATGGAGAGCCTTGTGGAGTATGTAGTTACATTGGAAATAAGAAGTCAAAAACGttggaaaatttataaattactaaaagttaaaatttttatatttgaagttTAAACAAGCGATGCAATTAATCTTGTAATCCAAAATTGCTATCTAAATTACTTATAATCTTTGGCTGACTTTTGGCAATCCCACAAATTTAGTGGTCTAGAATATTACTCCATGTAGTAATTTGTAAAGATACACGACgatggaaaatggaaagtaCGGAGTATAAAGTCACCAAAACTTTTGCCAAAGTTTATTGTATGagataatagaaaaatattaaaaaaattatgatctaTTAACTGATTTTGTAAGTTATGTAGTACGAGTAATTTATTAGAAGTCAACCAAATTGAACTGGAGCTCTACAAGTTCCAACATCTTTTAGTCATTCAACTTTATATGTAAAGAGTAAAATTCGTTAAAAGAACCTAGTATATAAGAGGGAATCTTTCCCACGATGAGTATTTAGGGTAAACTTATGGAATATTTTGGAATTAAGTAGATTTCCATGCTAAAAAATGTCGATAACTATTTATATCTTCCTTTCCAAACAGGATTGATCCAAAATAAACTAGTCTATCAAACGTGTGTTAAAGAATTGATGCATCCCCCTAACTATCCCTTCTCACTTATCAAACGGGCCTTAGTAGATgtttgcaaaattttattcacattAGTGAAATGGTAATTCCCCgtgattataaaatttggtggTTCTAGAAAGTAAACGATACCACTACTATTGAATCTTCATTCACCATACTATCCGTTTCATACACACTGATTTACTTATCTGTCCACACACTTGACCAGAATTATGGAAGAAGCAAAAGAGTAGTATGATACACTGAAACTTGATTTACAAAGATTCAAGGATTGATCATCTATGCTGTCATTTATTCCTCAGTGACATCTCAATTTCTTCAAGAGATCGCCCTTTAGTTTCAACTGTAAAATAGTAAGCAAATGCAGCTGCTGCCAACGATACGCCACCGAAGCCTGCGTAAACTGGACCCAAACCAAACTTCTCCACCAATTCAAGGAAAAACAGTCCCACCAAGAAGTTGAACACCTGATTTCAGCACACACCCAAAtgttatattcatattttttcatagcTTTAGTAATAAACATTAGTTAGAGATTGATGAGTCTCAATTCAATGGATGCACACAAGttatcaaattcatttttcattgatTCTAGTTATCTTTGGAATCCCTTTAACAAGAATGAGGGGATGCCCATGCAATTCTAGAGAATATAGTGCAACTTAACTATTTCTTTATAATGACTAATATAGAGAAACTTGAGGAAATAACAATTCTTAATTTGGATGTGTTATGATTTTCTGTACATACCCAGTGAACAGAGAAACTGAAGCCCATGATTTTCCCTCGTGTCCTGCTGCTGCTAAGCTCTGGAATAATAAGCCCAGTAACTGGACCGGCTCCAACAGCAAACGAAAATATATACctacaaaattaaacatgaCATGCATTGAATTAAAAGTGTTGAAAAATCACCAATATGGAAAAGGACAACAGAAAATCACAAAGCTAACATGGAAACAAAGGTGTAATGCATGAAAAAATAGGAAGGCACTTAGCAATATCTGTTGTTTATCTTGTGCTATTTTGTTAGTGGACATACATGATAGTGCCCAATATTGATAAGTTGCTGCTGATCTCCGAGTCAAAAGGAAAGCTGATGGCCCCAACTGTCACAAACATAGACACAGCCTGCGAAAAAACAGACATGTAAATTTTGTTTGCTACTTGTGTTGTGAAACTAACTAGCACCCTTGGAAAATCAATTTGCTGAGGTGATACAacattacttttatatacaatACATTTGAAtgcctttttaatttttttaaaaactgaaCTCCAATTTCAAAATAGCAATGTTATCATCTTCAAGTGTAGTGTTCTATGTAGACATGCATGGTTAACCGTAACCGAAGCGGAACTGCCAGTAATTGAACCGGTGGCAGCACGTCTAGTTCTATGCAATAGACATAGACTTAGGTGGCTATCTGAAAATATGCtaatttgtcacatttattTAGATACCATTCCAAGGTAACTTCCAATCAGAAGCACTTGTCTCCCTTGCTTGTCCATCAAGGACGACGCACATAGTGCACCTGAAAATCAGAGCATACCAGAAAAAATGAGGGCTTCACATAAGGTTAATGTGAAAAGCCAACACATTTGGTAGAGTCCACACCTGCAAAGTTCGTAATTCCAACAAACAAACTTGCTAAAGCGCTGCTCGTGATTCCAACGTCTTGAAAAGTCAATGATGAAAAATACAGAACCCCATTTATGCCAGCAAGCTGCTGCAATATAAAAAGGGCACCTCCAATGGAAGCAACTGCACCACAGCCACAGCACATATCCAATATTTAATCCCACAAACGATattgctaattttttttcagaataTTTTTAGCATTCAAGTTCTTCAAGCACATAAGCACATATGTTGccaaataagaaatgaaaatacacCTTGTCACCACCTCTAAAGTGGGGCTCCTCGAACAGATCCAACCAACTGCTATCTAAATCAGCACCATCGTTTCTGATTACGGACTGAATTTCTTCAATAGCTTGATCTACTTTAGACGGCCCCCAGAGGTCACGTATAACTCCTCTAGCATCATCAACTCTCCCTGCCTACAAAGTTTGTCAAGAAATACAAAGTCATGAGCATGAGATCAAAGAGGCATCTGAACAGAATCACTCGGATAAACAAAGAGAACATTATTTCATACTTTCCAAAGCCAGCGAGGGCTGTCAACAGCAAACTGCATGCCAAGTGCCAGAGCAATCCCAGGTACACTAGccatgtataatattattctccacctaataattaatagtacaaATATCAGCACTGGATTAATGAAGTAATGTCATGAAGTAGATTCTATATGATTACTGGAAATAGATGAGACAAGAAGATAGAGGTAGTCAAGAAGAGGATGGTTGAATACAGacatttcaaaatatagaaTAGAAACTTAGAAAGTAGTTCCATAattcttactccctccgtcgtcCAATACAAGGAGAGTTTTGACccggtacgagttttaagaaatgaattagaaagttggttgaaaaggTTAGCGGAaggtgggtcctacttttatatattagttttataataaaatgtgagtgagatcaagttagtggaatgtgggatccaTGCCATAAGTAGTAAAAAGCGAATGGAATGTTTATTGgtggacggatgaaaatggcaaaatgggaagtttattggtggacggagggagtataataaaattaaagtgagAACccatacaaaaaaatttgacaGGGGGTGCTTTACTATCCACACGAACCTGGCCAAGCTAGAAGAGTTGGATAGTAAACTCTTCACGATGGGGGTATTCAAACTCCCTCTGAAAAATCTATACCTAATCCCTCTTCCAAGATAGAATTAGAACCCATTGCatcaaattacatattttccCCTAATTGAATTGCAAGAATCATTATTAGGTAGACAAAATGTGGATTACAATGGAACATGGACAACATGTCACATTATGACCTTGTTGGCATTTTTCCCTCCAATAGTTACTCCTCAAATAGTTATGAACGAAAACCTTTAAAGAACTTAAAAACATTACATTTGGATCTAGTCTTCTAGAGCCAATAGAGTTGCATACATATGTATACTTACCAATGGGGATCATATTCTGAAGGAATAGCTAAAAATAGTGAAACTATGATTCCAAGGCATGTCCCAATCTGAGAAAAGGTCCCTAAGAAACCCCTGAAGTTTGTTGGGGAAACCTAAAAAGCAATGTAGAAG harbors:
- the LOC125223871 gene encoding LOW QUALITY PROTEIN: probable plastidic glucose transporter 1 (The sequence of the model RefSeq protein was modified relative to this genomic sequence to represent the inferred CDS: inserted 1 base in 1 codon), with protein sequence MLGASPLLLTSKFHPLISLFPSTISSNTIKNPFSISISRSLPNNYFKITCAKQEQPPDLGPHANKIPDAEKGGKEAGFGWLPAFPHVLTASMSNFLFGYHIGVMNGPIVSIAKELGFEGNSFLEGLVVSIFISGAFIGSIVXGYLLDKLGCRRTFQLVTIPLILGAIVSAQAHSLDEILFGRFLVGLGIGVNTVLVPIYISEVSPTNFRGFLGTFSQIGTCLGIIVSLFLAIPSEYDPHWWRIILYMASVPGIALALGMQFAVDSPRWLWKAGRVDDARGVIRDLWGPSKVDQAIEEIQSVIRNDGADLDSSWLDLFEEPHFRVASIGGALFILQQLAGINGVLYFSSLTFQDVGITSSALASLFVGITNFAGALCASSLMDKQGRQVLLIGSYLGMAVSMFVTVGAISFPFDSEISSNLSILGTIMYIFSFAVGAGPVTGLIIPELSSSRTRGKIMGFSFSVHWVFNFLVGLFFLELVEKFGLGPVYAGFGGVSLAAAAFAYYFTVETKGRSLEEIEMSLRNK
- the LOC125223522 gene encoding 60S ribosomal protein L38-like, which gives rise to MPKQIHEIKDFLLTARRPDARSVRIKRSKEVVKFKVRCSKYLYTLCVFDLEKAEKLKQSLPPGLSVQDL